In Sideroxyarcus emersonii, one DNA window encodes the following:
- the infA gene encoding translation initiation factor IF-1 yields MAKEDVIQMQGEVEESLPNATFRVKLENGFVVLGHISGKMRMHYIRILPGDKVTVEVSPYDLSKARIVFRAK; encoded by the coding sequence ATGGCGAAAGAAGACGTCATCCAGATGCAGGGTGAAGTTGAAGAGTCCCTGCCCAACGCGACATTCCGGGTGAAGTTGGAAAATGGCTTTGTTGTGCTCGGCCATATTTCCGGCAAGATGCGTATGCATTACATACGCATTCTTCCTGGTGACAAGGTGACGGTTGAAGTGTCGCCCTACGATTTGAGCAAGGCGCGTATCGTTTTCCGCGCCAAGTAA
- the rplF gene encoding 50S ribosomal protein L6 produces MSRVAKNPIAVPAGVEVTVAADKISVKGPLGTLTQVLKGDVAVERQGDALLCKATNESAQADAQSGTIRALLANMVVGVSKGFERKLTLVGVGYRAQAAGDSLNLTLGYSHPVVHKMPKGVKVATPSQTEIVLTGPDKQQVGQVAAEIRAYREPEPYKGKGVRYSDEVVILKETKKK; encoded by the coding sequence ATGTCTAGAGTCGCTAAAAATCCTATCGCTGTTCCCGCTGGTGTTGAAGTGACGGTGGCAGCCGATAAAATTTCCGTAAAGGGGCCGCTGGGTACCCTGACGCAAGTGTTGAAGGGTGACGTTGCTGTTGAGCGCCAAGGTGATGCTTTGCTGTGCAAGGCCACCAATGAATCGGCGCAAGCTGATGCGCAGTCCGGGACAATTCGTGCTTTGCTGGCGAACATGGTGGTTGGTGTCAGCAAAGGTTTCGAGCGCAAACTGACCCTGGTTGGCGTTGGTTATCGGGCGCAAGCTGCGGGTGATTCGTTGAACCTGACGCTGGGCTATTCGCATCCCGTGGTGCACAAGATGCCCAAAGGTGTGAAGGTTGCAACGCCAAGCCAGACCGAAATCGTGTTGACAGGTCCGGACAAGCAGCAAGTCGGACAAGTTGCCGCTGAGATCCGGGCATATCGTGAACCTGAGCCTTACAAGGGCAAGGGAGTGCGTTATTCCGACGAAGTGGTGATCCTGAAAGAAACCAAGAAGAAATAA
- the rpsC gene encoding 30S ribosomal protein S3, with the protein MGQKIHPIGFRLSVQKNWSSKWYSNSKHFSELLLKDIEVRDYLKKKLAGAGVSRIVIERPAKNAKITIYTARPGVVIGKKGEDIEVLRNELKKRMGLPDVGLNIEEVRKPEVDAQLIADSITQQLEKRIMFRRAMKRAMQNAMRLGAQGIKIMSSGRLNGIEIARTEWYREGRVPLHTLRADIDYGTSEALTTYGLIGVKVWVYKGDHLAGQQEIAAPVVAEPEKKVRKSGAKHATAS; encoded by the coding sequence ATGGGTCAGAAAATTCATCCAATCGGGTTCCGTCTGAGTGTTCAGAAGAACTGGAGCTCCAAGTGGTATTCCAATAGCAAGCACTTCTCTGAATTGCTGCTGAAGGATATCGAGGTGCGTGACTATTTGAAGAAAAAACTGGCTGGTGCCGGGGTTTCCAGGATCGTTATCGAACGGCCGGCAAAAAATGCCAAGATCACTATCTACACAGCTCGTCCAGGTGTGGTGATCGGTAAGAAAGGCGAAGATATCGAAGTCCTGCGCAACGAGCTGAAGAAGCGCATGGGCTTGCCTGATGTGGGGTTGAATATCGAAGAAGTGCGCAAGCCGGAAGTGGACGCGCAGTTGATCGCCGATTCCATCACCCAGCAACTCGAGAAACGTATCATGTTCCGTCGTGCCATGAAGCGTGCGATGCAGAACGCGATGCGCCTCGGCGCGCAAGGCATCAAGATCATGAGTTCGGGTCGTTTGAATGGTATCGAGATCGCGCGTACCGAGTGGTACCGTGAAGGTCGGGTGCCGTTGCATACCCTGCGTGCCGATATTGACTACGGCACATCGGAGGCATTGACTACCTATGGCCTGATCGGAGTGAAGGTTTGGGTTTACAAGGGTGATCATCTGGCTGGGCAGCAGGAAATCGCGGCCCCAGTCGTTGCGGAGCCAGAAAAGAAAGTAAGAAAGTCGGGGGCAAAACATGCTACAGCCAGCTAG
- the rpsQ gene encoding 30S ribosomal protein S17, producing the protein MSATNLKRELTGTVVSNKMDKTVTVLVERKVKHPVLGKVVRVSKKYHAHDENNELNQGDVVTIEETRPMSKTKTWRVSKLLEKANEI; encoded by the coding sequence ATGAGTGCAACGAATCTGAAACGTGAATTGACCGGGACTGTTGTCAGCAACAAGATGGACAAGACGGTCACCGTGCTGGTTGAGCGCAAGGTCAAGCACCCGGTGCTGGGAAAAGTTGTGCGCGTTTCCAAAAAGTACCATGCACACGATGAAAATAATGAGCTCAATCAAGGTGATGTGGTTACCATCGAGGAGACTCGCCCCATGTCCAAAACCAAAACTTGGCGCGTTTCCAAGTTGCTGGAAAAGGCTAACGAGATTTAA
- the rplP gene encoding 50S ribosomal protein L16, with protein sequence MLQPARRKYRKEQKGRNTGVATRGNKVSFGEFGLKAVGRGRLTARQIEAARRAMTRHIKRGGRIWIRIFPDKPISKKPAEVRMGNGKGSPEYYVAEIQPGKMLYEMDGVDEVLAREAFQLASAKLPIATTFVVRQVGA encoded by the coding sequence ATGCTACAGCCAGCTAGAAGAAAATACCGCAAGGAGCAGAAGGGCCGTAATACCGGCGTTGCGACTCGCGGCAACAAGGTCAGTTTCGGCGAATTCGGCCTGAAGGCCGTCGGTCGCGGGCGCCTCACGGCGCGCCAGATCGAAGCGGCACGCCGTGCCATGACTCGTCACATCAAGCGCGGTGGACGTATCTGGATCCGTATTTTCCCGGATAAGCCGATTTCCAAGAAGCCAGCCGAAGTGCGTATGGGTAATGGTAAGGGCAGTCCGGAGTACTACGTTGCCGAAATACAGCCTGGCAAGATGCTGTACGAGATGGACGGCGTAGATGAGGTGTTGGCGCGTGAGGCTTTCCAGTTGGCTTCTGCCAAGCTGCCAATCGCCACCACGTTCGTGGTTAGACAGGTAGGGGCATGA
- the rplN gene encoding 50S ribosomal protein L14, whose product MIQMQSVLNVADNTGARSVMCIKVLGGSKRRYAGVGDVIKVSIRDAAPRSRVKKGEVYSAVVVRTAKGVRRSDGSLIKFDGNAAVLLNNKLEPIGTRIFGPVTRELRNEKFMKIVSLAPEVL is encoded by the coding sequence ATGATACAAATGCAGTCTGTTTTAAATGTGGCCGACAATACCGGTGCACGTTCTGTTATGTGCATCAAGGTGCTGGGTGGTTCCAAGCGCCGTTATGCGGGCGTCGGCGACGTGATCAAGGTTAGCATTCGGGATGCGGCCCCGCGTTCGCGCGTCAAAAAAGGCGAGGTTTACAGCGCCGTGGTGGTGCGTACTGCCAAGGGTGTGCGCCGCTCGGACGGCTCGTTGATCAAATTCGATGGCAATGCGGCTGTTTTGCTGAATAACAAGCTGGAGCCGATTGGCACCCGCATTTTTGGACCGGTGACTCGTGAGCTGCGTAATGAGAAGTTCATGAAGATCGTCTCTCTGGCACCGGAAGTGCTGTAA
- the secY gene encoding preprotein translocase subunit SecY, whose protein sequence is MSKSKYGDLGQRLWFLLLALIVYRIGAHIPVPGIDPNVLADLFKSQKGGILGMFNMFSGGALSRFTIFALGIMPYISASIIMQLAAIAVPQLEQLKKEGEAGRRKITQYTRYGTLLLALFQAFGISVALQSQAGLVLHPGSMFQMTTVVTLVTGTMFLMWLGEQITERGLGNGISLIIFAGIAAGLPNALGNTLEMARTGAFSIPLVLTLFIGAILVTGLVVFVERGQRKILVNYAKRQVGNKVYGGQSSHLPLKLNMAGVIPPIFASSIILFPATLAGWFGSGQNMTWLKDVSEKLSPGQPIYVLFYAAAIIFFCFFYTALVFSPKETADNLKKSGAFLPGIRPGEQTARYVEKIMLRLTLVGAVYITLVCLLPEFLVVKWNVPFYFGGTSLLILVVVTMDFMAQVQSYMMTHQYENLLKKANFKAGLTR, encoded by the coding sequence GTGAGCAAAAGTAAGTACGGCGATCTGGGGCAACGTCTCTGGTTCCTGCTGCTTGCATTGATCGTCTACCGGATCGGTGCGCATATCCCGGTTCCCGGTATCGATCCGAATGTGCTGGCGGATCTGTTCAAGTCGCAAAAGGGCGGAATTCTAGGCATGTTCAACATGTTCTCGGGTGGTGCCCTGTCGCGCTTTACCATATTTGCGCTGGGCATCATGCCTTATATTTCTGCCTCCATCATCATGCAGCTGGCTGCGATTGCGGTTCCCCAGCTTGAGCAGTTGAAGAAGGAAGGCGAGGCCGGCCGCCGCAAGATTACGCAGTACACTCGCTATGGCACCCTGTTGCTCGCGTTGTTCCAGGCATTTGGCATTTCAGTGGCTTTGCAGTCTCAGGCTGGCTTGGTCTTGCATCCTGGATCGATGTTCCAGATGACGACGGTGGTGACCCTGGTTACAGGAACGATGTTCCTGATGTGGCTGGGTGAGCAGATTACCGAGCGGGGGTTGGGTAACGGCATCTCGCTGATTATTTTCGCGGGTATCGCTGCAGGCTTGCCGAATGCGCTGGGCAATACACTGGAAATGGCGCGCACGGGAGCATTTTCGATTCCGCTGGTGCTGACACTGTTCATTGGCGCGATTTTGGTCACTGGGCTGGTGGTTTTCGTTGAGCGCGGCCAGCGTAAAATCCTGGTGAACTATGCCAAGCGCCAAGTTGGTAACAAGGTGTATGGCGGGCAAAGTTCTCATCTGCCGTTGAAGCTGAACATGGCTGGCGTCATTCCGCCGATCTTCGCTTCCAGCATCATCCTGTTTCCCGCGACGCTGGCGGGTTGGTTCGGATCGGGTCAGAACATGACTTGGCTGAAAGATGTGAGTGAAAAGCTGTCGCCGGGGCAGCCGATTTATGTGCTGTTCTATGCAGCAGCCATCATATTCTTCTGTTTCTTCTATACGGCGCTGGTGTTCAGCCCGAAAGAAACGGCTGACAACTTGAAGAAGAGCGGCGCATTCCTGCCAGGTATCCGTCCAGGCGAGCAGACTGCGCGCTACGTCGAGAAGATCATGCTGCGTTTGACCCTGGTGGGTGCGGTATACATCACCTTGGTGTGTTTGTTGCCGGAGTTCTTGGTGGTGAAGTGGAATGTCCCATTCTATTTCGGGGGGACCTCGCTGCTGATCTTGGTGGTGGTGACTATGGATTTCATGGCCCAAGTGCAATCGTATATGATGACTCATCAGTACGAGAATCTGTTGAAGAAGGCCAATTTTAAGGCTGGGTTGACGCGATAA
- the rpsM gene encoding 30S ribosomal protein S13 — MARIAGVNIPNHQHAEIALTAIYGIGRTRAQQICAAAGVVTSTKIKDISDSDMEKLRDEVAKFTVEGDLRREISMNIKRLMDLGCYRGLRHRRGLPCRGQRTRTNARTRKGPRKSIAGAKK, encoded by the coding sequence ATGGCTCGTATTGCCGGTGTAAACATTCCAAACCATCAACACGCCGAGATCGCACTGACCGCGATCTATGGCATCGGGCGCACTCGCGCGCAGCAGATCTGTGCTGCAGCGGGTGTGGTCACTTCCACCAAGATCAAGGATATCAGCGATTCCGACATGGAAAAGCTGCGTGACGAAGTCGCCAAGTTCACAGTGGAAGGCGACCTGCGCCGTGAGATCTCCATGAACATCAAGCGTCTGATGGATCTGGGTTGCTATCGTGGCCTGCGCCATCGTCGTGGTTTGCCGTGCCGTGGTCAGCGTACACGTACCAATGCACGTACCCGCAAAGGACCGCGCAAGTCCATCGCCGGCGCGAAGAAGTAA
- the rplR gene encoding 50S ribosomal protein L18, which produces MLNKNEARQRRARKTRARIAEQKTVRLAIHRTNLHIYAQVISADGGKVLASASTLEADVRKSVGNGGNAAAAAVVGKRIAEKAKSAGITAVAFDRSGNKYHGRIKALADAAREHGLQF; this is translated from the coding sequence ATGTTGAACAAGAATGAAGCGCGTCAGCGCAGAGCACGCAAAACCCGTGCACGCATCGCTGAACAAAAAACTGTGCGTCTGGCGATCCACCGCACTAACCTGCATATCTATGCCCAGGTCATCTCTGCTGACGGTGGCAAGGTGCTGGCAAGTGCCTCCACGCTGGAAGCGGATGTGCGCAAGAGCGTCGGCAATGGCGGCAACGCTGCCGCTGCTGCTGTGGTCGGCAAGCGTATCGCCGAAAAGGCCAAAAGCGCCGGGATCACCGCAGTCGCATTCGACCGTTCCGGCAACAAGTACCATGGTCGCATCAAGGCGCTGGCTGATGCCGCGCGCGAACATGGCTTGCAGTTCTAA
- the rplV gene encoding 50S ribosomal protein L22 produces MSTKAVIRGVRLSAQKARLVADQIRGLPVAQALNILAFSPKKGGGIIKKALDSAIANAEHNDGADIDELKVTTIYVDKGTSLKRMIPRAKGRGTGIEKQTCHITITVGS; encoded by the coding sequence ATGAGTACAAAAGCAGTCATCCGTGGTGTTCGCCTCTCAGCGCAAAAGGCTCGTCTGGTCGCCGATCAGATTCGCGGCTTGCCGGTTGCGCAAGCCTTGAACATCCTGGCCTTCAGCCCGAAAAAGGGTGGAGGCATCATCAAGAAGGCACTGGATTCCGCGATCGCCAATGCAGAACACAACGACGGTGCCGACATCGACGAATTGAAGGTTACTACCATCTACGTGGACAAGGGAACATCTTTGAAGCGCATGATTCCGCGTGCAAAAGGGCGCGGTACTGGCATTGAAAAGCAAACCTGCCACATTACGATCACAGTCGGGAGCTAA
- the rpmJ gene encoding 50S ribosomal protein L36, which produces MKVQASVKKVCRNCKIVRRNRVVRVICSSDPRHKQRQG; this is translated from the coding sequence ATGAAAGTGCAAGCGTCCGTGAAAAAAGTGTGCCGCAACTGCAAGATAGTGCGTCGCAACCGCGTGGTTCGTGTGATCTGCAGCAGCGATCCGCGTCACAAACAGCGCCAGGGTTGA
- the rplB gene encoding 50S ribosomal protein L2, with protein sequence MALIKLKPTSPGTRAVVRVVTPELHKGKPEASLLEKKTRTAGRNHNGHITTRHMGGGHKKHYRLVDFKRDKDGIPAKVERLEYDPNRSAHLALLVYADGERRYIIAPKGISAGAQLMSGPEAPIKAGNALPLRNIPVGSTIHAIEMLPNKGAQLARSAGASVQLLAREGSYAQLRLRSGEIRKVHVDCRATIGEVGNGEHSLRSIGKAGANRWRGIRPTVRGVAMNPVDHPHGGGEGKTAAGRHPVSPWGVPAKGFRTRRNKRTSGMIVRRRFQV encoded by the coding sequence ATGGCATTGATCAAACTCAAACCGACATCTCCGGGAACTCGTGCAGTTGTGCGCGTGGTGACGCCGGAATTGCACAAGGGCAAGCCTGAAGCGTCGTTGCTGGAAAAGAAGACCAGGACCGCTGGGCGCAACCATAATGGCCACATCACTACGCGCCACATGGGTGGTGGGCATAAGAAACACTATCGCCTGGTGGATTTCAAGCGCGACAAGGATGGAATCCCGGCAAAAGTCGAACGTCTGGAATACGATCCGAACCGTAGTGCGCACTTGGCATTGCTGGTGTATGCGGACGGCGAGCGTCGCTACATCATCGCTCCCAAGGGGATTTCCGCGGGGGCTCAATTGATGAGCGGGCCGGAAGCGCCGATCAAGGCCGGAAATGCCTTGCCGTTGCGCAATATTCCGGTTGGTTCAACTATTCATGCGATCGAGATGTTGCCTAACAAGGGTGCTCAATTGGCCCGTTCGGCGGGGGCCTCCGTGCAGTTGCTGGCGCGCGAGGGTAGCTATGCCCAGTTGCGCTTGCGCTCGGGCGAGATCCGCAAGGTGCATGTCGATTGTCGTGCAACCATCGGTGAAGTGGGTAATGGTGAGCATTCCCTGCGTTCTATTGGCAAAGCTGGCGCGAATCGTTGGCGCGGTATTCGCCCGACAGTGCGCGGTGTGGCCATGAACCCGGTCGATCACCCGCACGGTGGTGGTGAAGGAAAGACTGCGGCGGGCCGTCATCCGGTCAGCCCGTGGGGTGTGCCAGCCAAGGGATTCCGTACGCGTCGTAACAAGCGGACTAGCGGCATGATCGTGCGCCGTCGCTTTCAGGTTTAA
- the rpsK gene encoding 30S ribosomal protein S11, whose translation MAKPSTRVRKKVKKNVAEGIAHVHASFNNTIVTITDRQGNALAWSTSGGNGFKGSRKSTPFAAQIAAEQAGKTAVECGVKNLEVRIKGPGPGRESAVRALNAAGFKITSISDITPVPHNGCRPPKKRRI comes from the coding sequence ATGGCAAAGCCCAGCACGAGAGTGCGCAAAAAAGTTAAAAAGAACGTTGCCGAAGGTATCGCGCACGTTCACGCATCCTTCAACAACACCATCGTGACCATTACCGACCGTCAGGGCAATGCCTTGGCTTGGTCCACCAGCGGCGGTAACGGCTTCAAGGGCTCCCGCAAGAGCACTCCTTTCGCTGCGCAGATTGCGGCTGAGCAGGCTGGCAAGACGGCGGTGGAGTGCGGGGTCAAGAATCTGGAAGTGCGCATCAAGGGCCCTGGTCCTGGTCGCGAATCCGCAGTGCGCGCGTTGAACGCGGCAGGTTTCAAAATCACCAGCATTTCGGACATTACGCCGGTACCGCATAACGGTTGCCGTCCTCCGAAAAAGCGTCGTATCTAA
- the rplE gene encoding 50S ribosomal protein L5: MARLNDYYKKTVAPQLMKQFGYKSVMEVPRIEKITLNMGVGEAVADKKVMDHAVSDMQKIAGQKPVVTKSKKSIAGFKIRENYPVGCKVTLRRDRMFEFLDRLVTIAIPRIRDFRGISGKSFDGRGNYNMGVKEQIIFPEIEYDKIDALRGMNITITTTAKTDEEAKALLLAFKFPLKN, from the coding sequence ATGGCTCGTTTAAACGACTACTACAAGAAGACGGTGGCGCCGCAGCTGATGAAGCAGTTTGGCTACAAGTCCGTCATGGAAGTGCCGCGCATCGAGAAAATCACCCTTAATATGGGTGTTGGTGAGGCGGTGGCTGACAAAAAAGTAATGGATCACGCTGTCAGCGATATGCAGAAGATTGCCGGGCAAAAGCCGGTTGTGACGAAATCGAAGAAGTCCATTGCCGGCTTCAAGATTCGCGAAAATTACCCGGTTGGCTGCAAGGTGACCCTGCGCCGCGATCGCATGTTTGAGTTTCTGGATCGTCTGGTGACGATCGCTATTCCGCGTATACGCGATTTCCGCGGCATTTCCGGGAAATCTTTTGATGGCCGTGGCAACTACAACATGGGCGTCAAGGAGCAGATCATTTTCCCCGAGATCGAGTACGACAAGATCGACGCCTTGCGTGGCATGAACATCACGATCACGACTACGGCGAAGACCGACGAAGAGGCCAAAGCGCTTCTGTTGGCGTTCAAATTCCCATTGAAGAACTGA
- the rpsH gene encoding 30S ribosomal protein S8, with translation MSMSDPISDMLTRIRNAQMAEKVTVSMPSSKIKAAIAKVLQDEGYVDGFKVVTNDGKPVLEIGLKYYADRPVIEKIQRVSRPGLRVYKGSEDIPRVMNGLGIAIVSTSKGLMTDRKARANGIGGEVLCIVA, from the coding sequence ATGAGCATGAGTGATCCTATCTCCGATATGTTGACGCGTATTCGTAACGCGCAAATGGCGGAAAAAGTAACGGTGTCTATGCCTTCTTCCAAGATCAAGGCGGCTATCGCCAAGGTTTTGCAGGACGAAGGTTATGTTGACGGTTTCAAGGTTGTGACTAACGATGGCAAGCCCGTCCTGGAGATCGGCCTTAAGTATTACGCTGACCGCCCGGTCATCGAAAAGATCCAGCGAGTAAGTCGTCCTGGGTTGCGGGTATATAAGGGTAGCGAAGATATCCCGCGCGTGATGAACGGATTGGGTATCGCTATCGTTTCCACCTCAAAAGGTCTGATGACGGACCGCAAGGCACGTGCCAATGGTATTGGCGGCGAAGTCCTGTGCATTGTCGCGTAA
- the rplO gene encoding 50S ribosomal protein L15, which yields MQLNQIKPAAGSKHAKRRVGRGIGSGLGKTAGRGHKGQKSRSGGFHKVGFEGGQMPLQRRLPKRGFVSLTRDDTAQVRLSDLQKLPVDNIDLLALKQAGVVPATALTAKVVLSGEIKRAVKLQGLLLTKGARAAVEAAGGSIAE from the coding sequence ATGCAACTCAATCAAATTAAACCTGCTGCGGGTTCTAAGCACGCCAAGCGTCGCGTTGGTCGCGGAATTGGTTCCGGTCTTGGCAAGACTGCTGGTCGCGGCCATAAAGGACAGAAATCTCGTTCCGGCGGTTTCCATAAGGTCGGTTTCGAGGGTGGCCAGATGCCGCTGCAACGCCGTTTGCCCAAGCGCGGTTTCGTATCTTTGACACGCGACGACACGGCGCAAGTGCGTTTGTCCGATCTGCAAAAGTTGCCGGTTGACAACATCGATCTGTTGGCATTGAAACAAGCCGGTGTTGTACCAGCGACTGCGCTGACTGCCAAGGTTGTGTTGTCGGGCGAGATCAAGCGTGCGGTGAAGTTGCAAGGCCTGCTGTTGACCAAAGGCGCGCGAGCTGCAGTTGAAGCGGCTGGCGGTAGTATCGCGGAATAA
- the rpsS gene encoding 30S ribosomal protein S19, translating to MARSVKKGPFVDLHLMKKVEAVRTTNDKRPIKTWSRRSTVLPEFVGLTIAVHNGKQHVPVYVSENMVGHKLGEFSLTRTFKGHAADKKAVAKK from the coding sequence ATGGCACGTTCAGTTAAAAAAGGCCCGTTCGTCGATCTGCATCTGATGAAGAAGGTGGAGGCGGTGCGTACAACCAACGATAAGCGCCCAATCAAGACATGGTCGCGTCGTTCCACGGTGCTGCCCGAATTCGTCGGCTTGACGATCGCGGTGCACAACGGCAAACAGCATGTTCCGGTGTATGTTTCCGAGAACATGGTTGGCCACAAGCTTGGCGAATTTTCCTTGACCCGCACTTTCAAAGGTCACGCTGCCGATAAAAAAGCAGTCGCCAAGAAATAA
- the rplX gene encoding 50S ribosomal protein L24 yields MRKIKKNDDVIVITGKDKGSRGSVLSVLDNDHVLVSGINKVKKHQKPNPVKGTTGGIVEVEKPIHISNIAIYNATTKKADRVGVKQLEDGRKVRVFKSSGEVIA; encoded by the coding sequence ATGCGCAAGATTAAAAAGAATGACGATGTGATCGTCATCACCGGCAAAGACAAAGGTAGTCGCGGCAGCGTGTTGAGCGTGCTGGATAACGACCATGTCCTGGTGAGCGGTATTAATAAGGTTAAAAAACACCAGAAGCCGAATCCGGTGAAGGGTACGACGGGTGGCATCGTGGAGGTGGAGAAGCCGATTCACATCTCCAATATCGCGATCTACAACGCGACTACCAAGAAGGCCGATCGTGTGGGTGTTAAGCAGCTGGAGGATGGTCGCAAAGTGCGAGTGTTCAAGTCCAGCGGCGAAGTGATAGCGTAA
- the rpsN gene encoding 30S ribosomal protein S14, with protein MAKTALINREQKRRDTVKKFAAKRAELNAIATNMSLSEEERFAARQKLQALPRNSSPVRLRNRCALTGRPRGTFRKFGLGRTKLREYAMRGEIPGVVKASW; from the coding sequence ATGGCTAAGACCGCATTGATTAACCGCGAGCAGAAGCGTCGTGACACGGTGAAGAAATTTGCTGCCAAGCGTGCTGAACTGAATGCGATTGCGACCAATATGTCGCTAAGCGAAGAGGAGCGCTTTGCTGCGCGTCAAAAATTGCAAGCGTTGCCGCGCAATTCCAGTCCGGTGCGCCTGCGTAACCGTTGTGCGCTGACTGGTCGTCCGCGCGGCACGTTCCGCAAGTTCGGATTGGGTCGTACCAAGTTGCGTGAGTACGCGATGCGCGGCGAAATCCCTGGTGTAGTCAAGGCAAGCTGGTAA
- the rpmC gene encoding 50S ribosomal protein L29, translating into MKASELKTKSVADLQQELLSLNKEQFGLRMQVATQQLSNTSQLTKVRRNIARVKTILTEKGVQQ; encoded by the coding sequence ATGAAGGCAAGTGAACTGAAGACTAAGTCGGTGGCCGATTTGCAGCAAGAGCTGCTGTCCCTGAACAAGGAGCAATTCGGCTTGCGCATGCAGGTGGCGACACAGCAATTGAGCAATACCAGCCAATTGACCAAAGTGCGCCGCAACATCGCACGTGTGAAAACGATATTGACAGAGAAGGGTGTGCAGCAATGA
- the rpmD gene encoding 50S ribosomal protein L30 produces the protein MAQAKTAQAKKLKVTLVKSIIGTKESHRATVRGLGLRRMHHTVEVEDTPAVRGMINKVYYLVKCEA, from the coding sequence ATGGCACAAGCTAAAACGGCGCAAGCCAAAAAATTGAAGGTGACGCTGGTGAAGAGCATTATCGGCACCAAGGAGTCTCACCGCGCGACGGTGCGCGGTTTGGGGCTGCGTCGTATGCACCATACGGTCGAAGTGGAAGACACTCCGGCAGTTCGTGGCATGATTAATAAAGTGTACTACTTGGTCAAGTGCGAGGCGTAA
- the rpsE gene encoding 30S ribosomal protein S5, which yields MAQAKQGKNQQVEDKGDGLIEKMIHVNRVTKVVKGGRIMGFAALTVVGDGDGRIGMGKGKSKEVPVAVQKAMEESRRKLVKVNLKEGTLHHAVIGRHGAAKVYMQPASEGTGIIAGGAMRAVFEAAGVRNVLAKCIGSSNPYNVVRATLNGLKALNSPAEIAAKRGKSVEEITG from the coding sequence ATGGCACAAGCTAAACAAGGCAAGAATCAGCAAGTAGAAGACAAGGGTGACGGCCTCATCGAAAAGATGATCCACGTCAACCGCGTGACCAAGGTTGTGAAGGGCGGCCGTATCATGGGCTTCGCTGCACTGACCGTGGTGGGTGACGGCGACGGCCGTATCGGCATGGGCAAGGGAAAGTCCAAGGAAGTGCCGGTCGCCGTGCAGAAGGCGATGGAAGAGTCCCGCCGAAAGCTGGTCAAGGTGAATCTGAAGGAAGGTACGCTGCACCATGCAGTGATCGGCCGTCATGGTGCCGCCAAGGTTTATATGCAGCCCGCCTCCGAAGGTACCGGCATTATTGCGGGTGGAGCGATGCGTGCAGTGTTCGAGGCTGCCGGTGTGCGCAATGTGCTGGCAAAATGCATTGGTTCCAGTAACCCGTATAACGTGGTGCGTGCCACCTTGAACGGATTGAAGGCGCTGAATTCTCCAGCCGAGATTGCAGCAAAGCGCGGCAAGAGCGTAGAAGAGATTACGGGGTAA